Below is a window of Electrophorus electricus isolate fEleEle1 chromosome 1, fEleEle1.pri, whole genome shotgun sequence DNA.
TCATTGGAATTTTATAGCCATTGATCAGATGTTTGCATTGTGGAGCTAGATTTCAACAAAACTGCATTGAGAACCACTATAATATGTGGTTAACAATCCTGCACATGCCAGGGCTCTATCTGATTAGTACAGTATCTAAAATTGTGATAACTCAATTAAGGAAAACATAACTCACAGTGATGTTCATTCAGCCTTTTGGGACACTAATGATTTGACTGCTAAAGTAGATTAAAGAGGCGTGTTTCTGGGGCAACAACTTTGTGCTGAGTGGTTCAGACTGTGGCCACATCTTCATATGGGACCGCCACACTGGAGAGCATGTGATGCTTCTGGAGGCTGATAATCATGTTGTCAACTGTCTACAACCGCACCCATATGAACCATGTAAGCATTTCCAGCATGTACTAAGCATTGGTCTGCAGACGTTTGCCTGTGTAAAACACTGCAATCTGTGTAGTTAAATTAGTCCTAAGAGAActataaagcacaaaaatatattaaatacatcTATACAATAGAGAACCATTGTGAATATTGCATCTGCTAACTTTGCTATATGCATAAACCTTTATACTACCTATACAATGTCTTAAATGTATAATGTCttataatacatacatttataggTAGGtaattgtatgcatgtgtggtttttttttcagtgctggCATCATCTGGAATTGATTATGATATAAAAATATGGTCACCTATGGAGGAATTTCCATCATTTGACAGAGTGCTGACTGAAGAAGTAAGTGCCTTCTATTTTAAGCCTGATTCCATTAAATCCAGATAATGGCCACCCAAGATGTTTTAAGCTATTTATCTGGGCAGTTTATTTGCCTGTCAAAACACTGtacagcacacaccaacaatattgcattaaacattagtataaataaactttaatacattaaaaagttaaaacaattATTGTGTGCTTTTCAAAAAGGTTTTTAGTAATATTTTAGGATACACAACCACACCTGATTGGGACTTGATTCGATTTTCCACTTGAATGTTCAACATGATAACGACCTCAagcatattaaatatttcaattaATGCATACAGATGGAATACAATTGGCCAAAATGTATAACTAGCTGTGTGAGATCAAAAAGAAGACTGGAGAAAAGAGCAAGAAGCATCCAAAATCAAAAGTATAATAGGTCCACTTAATTATAGCCCTGATAAATtactataaatattttatttgttgacctgagacaaatacaaattacattaaatgtgCATCTCCTACCAAGCACAGTGTGttaaaaacagccaaaacattttaatgcatattttactgtgtgtgtttgtctcccTCTGCAGATAGTTGTGCGTAATGAGCTCATGTTGGAAGAAAATAGAACCACTATAACTGTTCCAGCATCATTCATGCTCAGAATGCTAGCCTCCCTCAGCCACATAAGGGCAGGTCAGTTTAACTCCTGCCTCTATAGTAACACATCAGCCTTATTATGATACAATTATGATTTGTTGATTAATAGGAAGGTTATATCACCTTACATTTTGTCTATGTTACTCAGTTCAGATCATCTTGCCTTCATATGAGCTGACTATAGTACTTTCCTTTGCAGATCGATTTGAAGGAGATCCATCAGAAGGCTCAGGACAAGAGAATGAGGACTAATGCATCAATTAAGGCTAATGTTGGGCAGTTAGTCCCATAAAAATGTGTGTTATCTGTAGCTActtatttcaatatttttttgcCAAGGGTTTAATTTGCTAACTTGCTTAGAGCTAAAATCTATATGCACATTTACTAATTCACAATAACCAGACAAAAATTATGAAGTGGAACAAACATGAAATCTTGATTTTACTGATTTCTAATACTAAAATAGTTGGGGGGGAAAATGTCCTGGACATTCTGTTACTTCTTAGTTtcttgttatagcctgcttcccctctttgccttcatgtgtttttggtttgttattcTTAGCCTTCGTTTTTTCCTAGCTCCTGTGTATactatcctagcccttgttttgtgtATCATGtatccgtgttggctctatgaccctggactactccgCCGACGAGTCTGGATTTGCaactaataaatctcgctcttctccgcacatgtccgcctccttactgttCACCGTTAACAGTCTGTTTTAGGTGCAGTTAAAATATATTCAGAAGGAATCTTTACCTTATTATTACAAAGATGGCATGCAAATTTTGAATTTAGAGAATTTTAAGGGTACAAAAATAATGACTTAAGTAGCCACTCTCTATTAAAGTTCAAGCACATCTATGACAagcataacaaaaaaaattacaattgtATTTGGAATACATTGTAAAAATCTTAACCTAATGATTGATTATTTATAAAATAGTGTATAcaatttattatataatttattatataatgCCAATATAATACCTGTAAAATATTCAGTTTCAGTGAAATAGAAATCATTAATAACATGCTTAAAAATGTCTGACCGCATTTGATGTTTCttcatgtctttattttttttgacaGGGTGCATACTGATATTTAATTCTTTTccttatttacatatgtatttatgcCACTACAaaaaacagcagacagcacTAACCAGAGCTCTAAAGCATACATGCACAGAAATGTTCTAATGGTTTCCAACACAGCTCGTTATTTACAATAGGATGAAATATTGTAATATGGCAGCTGTTAGCACTCCTGTATACaccatttaaatatttccaaATATGGTTCCAAAAATGCTCATTTGATGGTTGAAATCTGCTAGTATATGGCACTATACTgacataaacaaaaaattatttacagtcAGCTGTGAACTTAATCACTAAAAGAGTAGCTCTGGTGTCTGACATAATAGCATATCTTAGAATGAAAAAATCCAAGACATATTGAAAAAGTCCATTACGTTGTTACTAAAGTACACACTGGCACTATTGACATTCAGCAACACTATGAACAGATTTCTTGTATTTCATCTTCATCCTTCTCATCATTCACTATTCCCTCATCAATGCTCTCTAGACGGATCCTCTGGCCATCGTGATAACGGAGAACTCTCTGTGGTGGGCATGCAAGCAAGATGCTCTCAGTCAGAGGTCCGTAGATCTGCAGCTTGGCATCACTCTCAATGGACTTTGCTAAGCGGGATGCATAGCTGTTAATTGTGTTGTGGATCTCAGTCCTCACCTCATGAGTGTACTGGCTGAATTCACCTGAGTACAGCAAATCCAGCATTGTATAATATCACATTCTATTACAACTACTACATACAACATTATTTATCTCACATTTACAGGTTGTTTctggttttagtttttttatggtatacatttttttttaatttatggtATTCCTTAAGTCTCCAGAGAACAGCAAGTTTGCAAAGCATGTAGAAAACAGTACCAATGTTTCTAATGGAGTTTGAGACCAAAACATACTAACATTATTCCTGTTTGCCACCAGGGTTAGTCTGCCATACCTTTAAAATGATGAGCTTGCTGATCCTCAAAGGTCACAGAGCTCCTGCACTTGCTGAGTAATCCACTGTAGTGGGGCATGTTTGAAGTCTCAGAAATATCCAGCAACATTTGGTCAGTGCCTGCACAGTCAAACTTACAATGACTATAGGTAACACATAAGCAAATCAGAGACCCACCAGCCATGGCATGATATGTTTGATGGAGAAGATACCCGAGTCTTGGGAGAAGCTAAAGCCAGTGTCTCCTGTACTGCTTCCTGGTCCTAACATCTGATCTCCACCCACCAACATGGCTGTCAGATGTGGTGACATACCAAGATCTGCAAAATATGAAGAACATATATTGATTGTACACAAGAATTACCTTTTTTGCCTGCTTTTAAAGTCTTAGAAACTTCAGCAGGTACGCAAATACATCATTTTCACTGCATGGAAAGATCTAAGAACTTTAGCTCTAGTTTAGTTCAAGCTTTGCAAACCTTTAATCCCTATCTTTCTCAAAATAAGTAAAGCAATAATTGTCTGTCTTCTCGATTATGAATCCAAAGGAACAACATCAGCACTAGCCAGAAGCTTATTCATCGCAGGCATTTCCATGCAGTGCAGACAAAGAATGGAATCCCTAAATCTAGTCAGAACAATGGAAGGTGTTGAAAGGTTTAGCATTTTTGTGGGTGAGAACCTTAAAGTCAAAACAGAACCCAGCATGTCAACACATACAACCTCACTGAAGGATTTCATCAGAAATAGCTGACAAGGGTAAAAACATCTTCAGCATAATTTTGAATTTCAACTGCCTCTTTAAATTTATAACTGATTTTTCTATTTCCATTTTACAAGGCTAAGAGAAAACTTTGCATTTATCTGCACATAAGCCCATACTGTTTACTATACAAAAATACTGTCACACCTGTAATCCGGTTTGAGATGCTGAAGAGGCGAGAGCTCCTGTGGCGACTGATGAATGACTCTCTGTAGTGGTGGTCGCCAAAACACATGCCCAGTAACTCCTTACGCACAGTTTTATTCCACAGCCCATAGATGACAGGATGACATGCAGCACTGACAAATGACAGCCAGGTCACCAAAGTCTCCATCTGTGGAGACACGGTCCCCTTCCCCCACATGGCCTCTGTGCTAATCACTATTATATATGGCCCCCATGTCAGTAAGAACGTCCCAATCACCACTAAAATAGTCACCAGAGCCTTGCATTGGCTGCCAGCATATATCATGCTCCTCCGATTCCCAATGGAAGAGATTGAGGTGGTTGAGCTCTTCCGCCTGTTTTTCTGTGAAGAGGATGTGGTCTCCTGGGCCACAATTACAGTTCCACAATGCACCTTGCGTGCTTTGTGGCGTGCCACACGGAAAATGAGACCATAGCACACCACCATAGCCAAGAGTGGAAGTAGGCTGCACCACACTACCCAGAATATCGTGTAGCTGACTTCCTGATGCCAGGCCGCCACACATGCCCACTTGGAATGGTCAAACTCAAAGGTGGACCAGCCGAAGAGGGGTGGCAGGCATCCAACCAGGGAATggaaccacacatacacaatggcCATGACTGCCCGGTTCCCTGTGATCTTAGTAGGGTAGACCAATGGATGTACTACTGCATAGTAcctaacaaacacacagaaaacagatatAGTTCTCTTTGTTAGTTAGCATATTAGGACAGCCAACTGCCGTAgctttattaacattattatttactCAATCATGTCATTTGAATAAAGATATTCTTTGAATAAAGATATAGTTTTCCCTTACTATAAACCATAGAGGGTTTAAGACTGCTACTGCAAAGACAATGAGACCATTCACTGCCATTTCCATTCCAGGATGCCCCGAGTACAGATTTTAATTTAACAGAAAAGGTCTGAACCTGGACTATTAACACATTATACCCATACCACAGAACAATGGAGAAACTCATCCATCTAGATGGCAAGTTTGATCTGCCAATATATTCATAactaacaaacataaaataaatatgcaataatATAAGCATAACAATTTCATATAGGACACACCATGGCATTATCACTGTCAttctaaaaagaaaagaggaaactTACCGGTCGATGGCAATGGCTCCCAATGTGAGCATGCTTGCAGCACTGATGAGTAGATACAACAGTGCTGTGAAGTTGCACCAAACAACACCAAATATCCATTCCTGC
It encodes the following:
- the si:ch211-237c6.4 gene encoding G-protein coupled receptor 161 isoform X2, translated to MMNTSNDTLFRNATDTGDNSSRVIEFIFVLAIAFLVCLSNLLIVITLYRKAYLLTPSNKFVFSLTLSNLLLSVLVLPFVVASSLQQEWIFGVVWCNFTALLYLLISAASMLTLGAIAIDRYYAVVHPLVYPTKITGNRAVMAIVYVWFHSLVGCLPPLFGWSTFEFDHSKWACVAAWHQEVSYTIFWVVWCSLLPLLAMVVCYGLIFRVARHKARKVHCGTVIVAQETTSSSQKNRRKSSTTSISSIGNRRSMIYAGSQCKALVTILVVIGTFLLTWGPYIIVISTEAMWGKGTVSPQMETLVTWLSFVSAACHPVIYGLWNKTVRKELLGMCFGDHHYRESFISRHRSSRLFSISNRITDLGMSPHLTAMLVGGDQMLGPGSSTGDTGFSFSQDSGTDQMLLDISETSNMPHYSGLLSKCRSSVTFEDQQAHHFKGEFSQYTHERVLRYHDGQRIRLESIDEGIVNDEKDEDEIQEICS
- the si:ch211-237c6.4 gene encoding G-protein coupled receptor 161 isoform X1, which encodes MMNTSNDTLFRNATDTGDNSSRVIEFIFVLAIAFLVCLSNLLIVITLYRKAYLLTPSNKFVFSLTLSNLLLSVLVLPFVVASSLQQEWIFGVVWCNFTALLYLLISAASMLTLGAIAIDRYYAVVHPLVYPTKITGNRAVMAIVYVWFHSLVGCLPPLFGWSTFEFDHSKWACVAAWHQEVSYTIFWVVWCSLLPLLAMVVCYGLIFRVARHKARKVHCGTVIVAQETTSSSQKNRRKSSTTSISSIGNRRSMIYAGSQCKALVTILVVIGTFLLTWGPYIIVISTEAMWGKGTVSPQMETLVTWLSFVSAACHPVIYGLWNKTVRKELLGMCFGDHHYRESFISRHRSSRLFSISNRITDLGMSPHLTAMLVGGDQMLGPGSSTGDTGFSFSQDSGTDQMLLDISETSNMPHYSGLLSKCRSSVTFEDQQAHHFKGEFSQYTHEVRTEIHNTINSYASRLAKSIESDAKLQIYGPLTESILLACPPQRVLRYHDGQRIRLESIDEGIVNDEKDEDEIQEICS
- the si:ch211-237c6.4 gene encoding G-protein coupled receptor 161 isoform X3, yielding MPQTRETTAAGSLQQEWIFGVVWCNFTALLYLLISAASMLTLGAIAIDRYYAVVHPLVYPTKITGNRAVMAIVYVWFHSLVGCLPPLFGWSTFEFDHSKWACVAAWHQEVSYTIFWVVWCSLLPLLAMVVCYGLIFRVARHKARKVHCGTVIVAQETTSSSQKNRRKSSTTSISSIGNRRSMIYAGSQCKALVTILVVIGTFLLTWGPYIIVISTEAMWGKGTVSPQMETLVTWLSFVSAACHPVIYGLWNKTVRKELLGMCFGDHHYRESFISRHRSSRLFSISNRITDLGMSPHLTAMLVGGDQMLGPGSSTGDTGFSFSQDSGTDQMLLDISETSNMPHYSGLLSKCRSSVTFEDQQAHHFKGEFSQYTHEVRTEIHNTINSYASRLAKSIESDAKLQIYGPLTESILLACPPQRVLRYHDGQRIRLESIDEGIVNDEKDEDEIQEICS
- the si:ch211-237c6.4 gene encoding G-protein coupled receptor 161 isoform X4, giving the protein MMNTSNDTLFRNATDTGDNSSRVIEFIFVLAIAFLVCLSNLLIVITLYRKAYLLTPSNKFVFSLTLSNLLLSVLVLPFVVASSLQQEWIFGVVWCNFTALLYLLISAASMLTLGAIAIDRYYAVVHPLVYPTKITGNRAVMAIVYVWFHSLVGCLPPLFGWSTFEFDHSKWACVAAWHQEVSYTIFWVVWCSLLPLLAMVVCYGLIFRVARHKARKVHCGTVIVAQETTSSSQKNRRKSSTTSISSIGNRRSMIYAGSQCKALVTILVVIGTFLLTWGPYIIVISTEAMWGKGTVSPQMETLVTWLSFVSAACHPVIYGLWNKTVRKELLGMCFGDHHYRESFISRHRSSRLFSISNRITDLGMSPHLTAMLVGGDQMLGPGSSTGDTGFSFSQDSGTDQMLLDISETSNMPHYSGLLSKCRSSVTFEDQQAHHFKESSPLSRWPEDPSREH